A genomic stretch from Spirochaeta lutea includes:
- a CDS encoding AbrB/MazE/SpoVT family DNA-binding domain-containing protein: MQTVIQKWGNSLGIRIPALYTKDLELKNGSTVEISEVDGKLVIVPKKNTLDELLSKVTTENLHESVETGKSVGNEEW; the protein is encoded by the coding sequence ATGCAAACTGTGATACAAAAATGGGGTAATAGTTTAGGGATTCGGATTCCAGCTTTATACACAAAAGATCTAGAACTAAAAAACGGAAGTACTGTAGAAATTTCAGAAGTAGACGGCAAATTAGTTATTGTACCTAAAAAAAATACCCTGGACGAGTTATTATCAAAAGTAACTACTGAAAATCTACACGAATCCGTGGAAACCGGTAAATCAGTTGGGAA
- a CDS encoding NADase-type glycan-binding domain-containing protein, with product MRIFSTLMLLLILSYSHIFSDQLKGVAITPSHYEWLFFTEEEIFKYGDNNPGLGSSTYSTPYFYEEMNKVPFIEFSFESVNRDDLPYLIKEPNQRWLVLTDNTGEFMYIYNDDFSTPLGSSRGFQDIFDTKMRIETGIIYSSSSSLTEGTTQYLASNLGDLELRRPWVEGVSGQGIGESVSIKGRRSNVAIQAFIVSNGFVSFENPSLYTRNSRLREIRIISENPFFDFTVELEDTPSLQIVNLPESTSEFEIIINDVYPGSQWQDTCVNFILPLVNF from the coding sequence ATGAGAATATTTTCAACTTTAATGTTGCTGCTTATATTATCTTATTCGCACATTTTTTCGGATCAACTAAAAGGGGTAGCGATCACACCAAGTCATTATGAATGGCTATTCTTTACTGAGGAAGAAATATTCAAATACGGGGATAATAATCCTGGTTTGGGCTCATCTACTTATTCAACGCCATATTTTTATGAAGAAATGAATAAAGTCCCGTTCATCGAATTCTCTTTTGAAAGTGTAAATCGAGATGATCTACCATACTTAATAAAAGAACCAAATCAACGATGGCTAGTATTAACAGATAATACTGGTGAATTCATGTACATCTACAATGATGATTTTAGTACACCTCTGGGTTCCTCAAGAGGCTTTCAGGATATATTCGATACAAAAATGAGAATTGAAACTGGGATAATATATTCTTCTTCCTCAAGCTTGACAGAAGGTACAACCCAATATTTAGCAAGTAATCTTGGTGATTTGGAATTACGACGTCCCTGGGTTGAAGGAGTGTCGGGACAAGGTATAGGTGAGTCCGTATCAATCAAAGGAAGGAGAAGTAATGTAGCTATTCAAGCTTTTATCGTTTCAAATGGCTTTGTCTCTTTCGAAAATCCCTCACTCTATACCAGGAATTCAAGATTACGTGAAATTCGAATAATATCCGAGAATCCATTTTTTGATTTTACAGTTGAACTTGAGGATACACCATCCCTGCAAATAGTGAATCTCCCAGAGTCAACCTCGGAATTTGAAATTATTATAAATGATGTATATCCAGGATCCCAATGGCAAGACACCTGTGTAAATTTTATTTTACCTCTTGTAAACTTTTAA